Proteins from a single region of Alphaproteobacteria bacterium LSUCC0719:
- the rplM gene encoding 50S ribosomal protein L13, whose translation MPLPRTFVATPKDIEKKWFVVDAADVVLGRLASLIAMRVRGKHKPSYTPNMDCGDHIIVINAEKVKLTGNKRNQKTYYWHTGYPGGIKSRTADKILDGRFPARVVEKAVERMIPRGPLGRNAMRNLHVYAGPEHPHQAQQPAPLDLAGMNAKNKR comes from the coding sequence ATGCCTTTGCCAAGAACATTTGTGGCAACGCCGAAAGACATCGAAAAGAAATGGTTCGTTGTCGATGCGGCGGATGTCGTTCTGGGTCGGCTTGCGTCGCTGATCGCCATGCGCGTCCGCGGCAAGCACAAGCCGAGCTACACGCCAAATATGGATTGCGGTGATCATATCATCGTGATCAACGCCGAAAAGGTGAAACTGACCGGCAACAAGCGCAATCAGAAGACCTATTACTGGCACACCGGTTATCCGGGCGGTATCAAGTCGCGCACAGCCGACAAGATCCTTGATGGCCGCTTTCCGGCACGGGTTGTCGAAAAGGCTGTTGAACGGATGATCCCGCGTGGCCCGCTTGGCCGCAATGCGATGCGGAACCTGCATGTCTATGCCGGGCCCGAGCATCCGCATCAGGCGCAACAGCCGGCGCCGCTGGACCTTGCCGGTATGAACGCGAAGAACAAGAGGTAG
- a CDS encoding aminodeoxychorismate/anthranilate synthase component II, which produces MFILIDNYDSFTWNLWHFMSDLGAEVDIIRNDAATPAEVLARKPEGLILSPGPGIPEDAGMSIELIRAAAGSVPVLGVCLGHQALAVAFGGALKRVDPPVHGKLSRIKRSYANAVATDIFADCPQDFPVTRYHSLVVDEDRLPPELTVTARTEAGAVMGISHAEHQLHGVQFHPESIASVAGYRILANFLKLCGQQVPSGDDLTDLESQVLRLDERFPGQMHP; this is translated from the coding sequence ATGTTCATACTCATCGACAATTATGACAGCTTCACCTGGAACCTGTGGCATTTCATGTCTGATCTGGGTGCCGAAGTCGATATCATACGCAATGACGCCGCGACACCGGCAGAGGTACTGGCGCGCAAACCGGAAGGCCTGATCCTGTCGCCCGGTCCGGGAATCCCGGAAGATGCCGGCATGTCGATCGAGCTGATCCGTGCTGCGGCGGGATCGGTGCCGGTGCTTGGGGTCTGCCTTGGTCATCAGGCGCTGGCGGTAGCCTTTGGCGGCGCGCTGAAGCGCGTTGACCCGCCCGTTCATGGCAAGCTGTCACGGATCAAAAGAAGCTACGCCAATGCAGTCGCGACCGATATCTTTGCCGATTGCCCGCAGGATTTCCCGGTCACACGCTATCATTCCCTGGTTGTCGATGAAGACAGGCTGCCGCCGGAACTGACGGTTACGGCGCGCACCGAAGCCGGCGCGGTCATGGGCATCAGCCATGCCGAACATCAACTTCATGGTGTGCAGTTCCATCCCGAATCCATCGCCTCGGTGGCTGGCTATCGTATTCTGGCGAATTTCCTGAAACTCTGTGGTCAACAGGTGCCGTCCGGCGACGATCTGACAGACCTTGAATCCCAGGTCCTTCGCCTCGACGAACGTTTTCCCGGCCAGATGCATCCCTAG
- a CDS encoding hydantoinase B/oxoprolinase family protein codes for MDGAPTIAAEVKQAGWQFWIDRGGTFTDVVGRAPDGTLHTHKLLSENPEAYEDAALQGIHDLLALSDDAPIPESDIDAVKMGTTVATNALLERKGDRTLLVVTKGFRDQLRIAYQARPRLFDMQIVLPEMLYERVEEVVERVDAKDIVLTPLDLDDLRPRLQAAFDDGIRSVAIVLMHAYRVPDHELRIAALAREIGFTQISTSHETSPMIKFVGRGDTTVADAYLSPILRRYIDRIADALGGVNLQFMQSNGGLKGASLFQGKDAILSGPAGGIVGAVRTAEQAGFDKVITFDMGGTSTDVAHYENAYERVFETVVAGVRMQAPMLLIHTVAAGGGSLCQFDGARFRVGPESAGANPGPACYRRGGPLAVTDCNVMLGKLQPDFFPHVFGPGQDAPLDAEAVREKFTAMADEVEAATGIRRTPEELADGFLRIAVENMANAIKKISVQRGYDVTDYALQCFGGAGGQHACLIADVLGMNTVLVHPFAGVLSAYGMGLADVRALRERTIEAPLIDALVPRLEQELDELAAVSEAEVAGQGISGDRTETRRYVHLRYDGSDTSLEVPYGPVDGMAAAYERAYRARFGFVMPGKKVIAATISVETIGLTFDLESTPHAAVGDAAGPQAMVEAYMGGQPVTAPVHQRDAIPAGGRIDGPALIIEATATTIVEPGWQAEMTDIGNLVLRRVVARPERVAIGTDCDPVMLEVFNNLFMSIAEQMGYTLQNTALSVNVKERLDFSCAIFDSTGSLIANAPHMPVHLGSMGESVRAVLRDNEGRIRPGDAYVLNNPYNGGTHLPDITIITPVFERDEILFFVACRGHHPDVGGKTPGSAPPDSAHIDEEGVLIDNFKLVDQGVYREAEMIEVLEGALYPARNSEQNIADLRAQLAANEKGVQELQKMVGQFGLDTVLAYMTHVQNNAEESVRRVIDVLSDGEFVYPMDNGQQVSVKISIDHRNRAATVDFTGTSPQGANNFNAPAAVCRAAVLYVFRTLVDDDIPMNEGCLKPITIILPDDCMLQAQYPAAVIAGNVETSQIVTDTLYGALGVMAAAQGTMNNFIYGNDAYQYYETLCGGSGAGPDFDGCDAVHTHMTNSRLTDPEVLEWRYPVLLESFEIRDGSGGVGRHHGGNGVRRRTRFLEAMEAVILANHRIVPPYGMAGGGDGAVGRNWVERSDGSVEELTATDLRAMQPGDVFVIETPGGGGFGRADD; via the coding sequence ATGGACGGCGCACCGACAATAGCTGCAGAGGTCAAACAGGCGGGTTGGCAATTCTGGATCGACCGTGGCGGCACATTCACAGATGTGGTTGGGCGGGCACCTGACGGCACGCTTCATACGCACAAGCTATTGTCGGAAAACCCCGAAGCCTATGAGGATGCCGCGCTGCAGGGCATTCACGATCTGCTGGCGCTTTCCGATGATGCGCCGATTCCGGAATCCGACATCGATGCCGTGAAAATGGGCACGACGGTGGCGACCAATGCGCTGCTTGAGCGCAAGGGGGATCGCACTCTGCTGGTCGTGACAAAGGGGTTTCGCGATCAGCTGCGGATTGCCTATCAGGCACGCCCGCGCCTGTTCGATATGCAGATCGTGCTGCCGGAGATGCTTTATGAGCGGGTCGAGGAGGTGGTAGAGCGCGTCGATGCGAAGGACATCGTTCTAACGCCGCTTGACCTTGATGATCTGCGTCCACGCCTGCAGGCGGCTTTTGATGACGGGATCCGGTCGGTCGCCATTGTGCTGATGCACGCCTACCGGGTGCCGGATCATGAGCTGCGGATTGCCGCGCTGGCGCGTGAGATCGGCTTTACCCAGATATCGACCAGCCATGAAACCAGTCCGATGATCAAATTCGTGGGGCGTGGGGACACCACCGTCGCGGACGCCTATCTGTCACCGATTCTGCGCCGCTATATCGACCGGATCGCCGACGCGCTTGGCGGTGTGAACCTGCAATTCATGCAGTCGAATGGCGGCCTGAAGGGGGCCAGCCTGTTCCAGGGCAAGGACGCCATCCTGTCCGGGCCGGCCGGTGGCATTGTCGGTGCCGTCAGGACCGCCGAGCAGGCCGGGTTTGACAAGGTCATCACCTTTGACATGGGTGGCACCTCGACCGATGTCGCGCATTACGAAAACGCCTATGAACGTGTCTTTGAAACGGTTGTGGCCGGCGTGCGGATGCAGGCGCCGATGCTGTTGATCCATACTGTCGCCGCCGGTGGCGGGTCGCTGTGCCAGTTCGACGGGGCGCGGTTCCGTGTCGGCCCGGAAAGCGCCGGCGCCAATCCGGGGCCAGCCTGCTATCGTCGTGGCGGGCCGCTGGCGGTCACCGACTGCAACGTCATGCTTGGCAAGCTTCAGCCGGATTTCTTTCCACATGTCTTCGGCCCCGGCCAGGACGCGCCGCTGGATGCCGAGGCGGTGCGTGAGAAATTCACCGCTATGGCGGATGAGGTTGAGGCGGCGACGGGCATTCGCCGCACGCCCGAGGAGCTTGCCGACGGATTCCTGCGGATCGCGGTCGAGAACATGGCCAATGCCATCAAGAAAATCTCCGTGCAACGCGGGTATGATGTCACCGACTACGCGCTGCAATGTTTTGGTGGAGCCGGTGGCCAGCATGCCTGCCTGATTGCCGATGTGCTTGGCATGAACACGGTTCTGGTTCACCCCTTTGCCGGCGTCCTGTCGGCCTATGGCATGGGGCTTGCCGATGTGCGCGCGCTTCGTGAACGGACCATCGAGGCGCCGTTGATCGACGCTCTGGTGCCGCGCCTCGAACAGGAACTGGATGAACTTGCCGCTGTTTCAGAGGCTGAAGTGGCCGGACAGGGGATTTCCGGCGATCGCACCGAGACGCGCCGCTATGTTCATCTTCGCTATGATGGCTCGGACACCTCGCTCGAGGTTCCCTATGGGCCGGTTGATGGGATGGCGGCGGCCTATGAACGTGCCTATCGGGCGCGGTTCGGCTTTGTCATGCCGGGCAAGAAGGTGATTGCCGCCACCATTTCGGTCGAGACCATCGGTCTGACATTCGACCTTGAATCAACACCGCATGCCGCGGTCGGCGACGCTGCCGGCCCACAGGCAATGGTCGAGGCCTATATGGGTGGGCAACCCGTCACGGCGCCGGTCCATCAGCGCGACGCCATTCCCGCCGGGGGCAGGATCGACGGACCCGCCCTGATCATCGAGGCAACAGCAACAACCATTGTCGAGCCGGGATGGCAGGCCGAGATGACAGATATTGGCAATCTGGTGCTGCGGCGGGTTGTGGCACGGCCGGAACGTGTCGCCATCGGCACCGACTGTGACCCGGTGATGCTGGAGGTGTTCAACAATCTGTTCATGTCGATTGCCGAACAGATGGGCTACACGCTCCAGAACACGGCGTTGTCGGTGAATGTGAAGGAGCGGCTGGATTTTTCATGTGCCATTTTCGATTCAACGGGATCGCTGATTGCCAACGCGCCGCACATGCCGGTGCATCTCGGCTCGATGGGCGAATCGGTGCGCGCGGTGCTTCGCGACAATGAGGGCCGCATCAGGCCTGGCGATGCCTATGTTCTGAACAACCCCTATAATGGCGGCACGCATCTTCCCGATATCACCATAATCACGCCGGTCTTTGAGCGGGACGAAATCCTGTTCTTCGTGGCTTGTCGTGGGCACCACCCCGATGTTGGCGGCAAGACACCCGGGTCGGCCCCACCTGATTCAGCGCATATCGACGAGGAAGGTGTGCTGATCGACAATTTCAAACTTGTCGATCAGGGCGTCTACCGCGAGGCCGAGATGATCGAGGTTCTCGAAGGTGCGCTCTATCCGGCGCGCAATTCTGAACAGAACATCGCCGATCTGCGGGCACAGCTTGCCGCCAATGAAAAGGGTGTTCAGGAACTGCAGAAAATGGTCGGTCAGTTCGGTCTGGATACCGTTCTTGCCTATATGACGCATGTCCAGAACAATGCCGAGGAATCGGTGCGCCGGGTGATCGATGTGCTGAGTGATGGTGAATTCGTCTATCCGATGGACAATGGCCAGCAGGTCAGCGTGAAAATCAGCATCGACCACAGGAACCGTGCTGCCACGGTTGACTTCACCGGCACCAGTCCGCAGGGCGCGAATAATTTCAACGCGCCGGCGGCGGTCTGCCGGGCGGCTGTCCTCTATGTGTTCCGAACGCTTGTCGATGATGACATCCCGATGAATGAGGGCTGTTTGAAACCGATCACCATTATCCTTCCCGATGATTGCATGCTGCAGGCGCAATATCCGGCGGCGGTGATTGCCGGCAATGTCGAGACATCGCAGATTGTCACCGACACGCTCTATGGGGCGCTTGGGGTCATGGCGGCGGCGCAGGGAACGATGAACAACTTCATCTATGGCAATGATGCCTACCAGTATTATGAAACGCTGTGTGGCGGGTCGGGTGCCGGGCCTGATTTTGACGGCTGTGATGCTGTCCATACCCATATGACCAACAGCCGGCTGACAGATCCCGAAGTGCTGGAATGGCGCTATCCGGTTCTGTTGGAAAGCTTCGAGATCCGGGACGGTTCCGGCGGTGTTGGACGGCATCATGGCGGTAACGGGGTGCGCAGGCGCACGAGGTTCCTTGAAGCGATGGAGGCGGTCATTCTGGCCAATCACCGCATTGTCCCGCCCTATGGTATGGCAGGTGGCGGTGACGGGGCGGTCGGACGCAACTGGGTTGAACGAAGCGACGGCAGTGTCGAAGAGCTGACAGCAACCGACCTGCGGGCGATGCAGCCGGGCGATGTCTTTGTGATCGAAACACCCGGCGGTGGCGGCTTTGGCCGCGCTGACGACTGA
- the trpC gene encoding indole-3-glycerol phosphate synthase TrpC, which produces MQDVLARIIEGKRDEVATLKADTSRSDLEAAAAAASPVRGFAAALRQASMQGYGLIAELKKASPSKGLIRPDFDPESLARAYEQGGATCLSVLTDAPWFQGAPEYLVAARSAVSLPVLRKDFMIDPMQIIESRALGADCILLIMAALEDGEAAELEACAMELGMDVLIEVHDPSELARACKLKSPLMGINNRNLKTMEISLDVGAAMLPELPDDRIAVAESGLFVPADLARMAASGARCFLIGESLMRADDVATATRTILADPVPARG; this is translated from the coding sequence ATGCAGGATGTTCTGGCACGAATTATCGAAGGCAAACGTGACGAGGTCGCCACACTCAAGGCCGACACGTCCCGATCCGATCTCGAAGCTGCCGCCGCGGCCGCCTCGCCGGTGCGTGGTTTTGCCGCCGCCCTGCGGCAGGCGTCGATGCAGGGATATGGGTTGATTGCCGAGCTGAAAAAGGCGTCACCGTCAAAAGGGCTGATCAGGCCTGATTTCGACCCCGAGTCCCTTGCCCGCGCCTATGAACAGGGCGGCGCCACCTGTCTGTCCGTGCTGACCGATGCGCCCTGGTTCCAGGGCGCACCGGAATATCTTGTGGCGGCGCGAAGCGCTGTCAGCCTTCCCGTCCTTCGCAAGGATTTCATGATAGATCCGATGCAGATCATCGAATCGCGGGCACTCGGAGCCGACTGCATCCTGCTGATCATGGCGGCGCTTGAGGATGGCGAGGCTGCCGAACTCGAAGCCTGCGCCATGGAGCTTGGCATGGATGTTCTGATCGAGGTTCACGACCCGTCCGAACTGGCACGTGCCTGCAAGTTGAAATCCCCCCTGATGGGAATCAACAACCGCAATCTGAAAACCATGGAAATCTCGCTTGATGTCGGCGCGGCGATGCTGCCCGAACTGCCCGATGACCGCATTGCGGTTGCCGAAAGCGGGTTGTTCGTGCCGGCAGATCTGGCGCGTATGGCGGCAAGCGGTGCGCGCTGCTTCCTGATCGGTGAATCACTGATGCGGGCGGATGACGTCGCTACAGCAACCCGTACCATTCTTGCCGATCCTGTTCCAGCACGGGGGTAA
- the moaC gene encoding cyclic pyranopterin monophosphate synthase MoaC: protein MSDLTHFDSDGKAHMVNVGDKPVTDRVAVAKGEITMAPGTLAKIREGGFGKGDVLGVARLAGIMGAKQTASLIPLCHPLGLDHVAVDLEGDDTLPGVRITATCRVTGRTGIEMEAMTAVSVAALTIYDMCKAVDRAMVIGAIRLTYKSGGKSGVFDADE, encoded by the coding sequence ATGTCCGATCTGACCCATTTCGATTCTGACGGCAAGGCCCATATGGTCAATGTCGGTGACAAGCCGGTCACCGATCGGGTTGCCGTTGCAAAGGGCGAAATCACCATGGCACCCGGCACATTGGCGAAAATTCGCGAGGGCGGTTTCGGCAAGGGCGATGTTCTGGGGGTGGCGCGTCTTGCCGGTATCATGGGCGCCAAACAGACGGCCAGCCTGATCCCGCTCTGTCATCCGCTTGGCCTTGATCATGTGGCCGTCGATCTCGAGGGGGACGACACCCTCCCAGGCGTAAGGATCACAGCCACCTGCCGGGTCACAGGACGCACCGGCATTGAAATGGAAGCCATGACGGCGGTGTCGGTCGCGGCGCTGACCATCTATGACATGTGCAAGGCCGTCGATCGGGCGATGGTGATCGGGGCCATCAGGCTGACCTATAAATCAGGGGGCAAGTCCGGGGTTTTTGATGCCGACGAGTGA
- the trpD gene encoding anthranilate phosphoribosyltransferase, whose amino-acid sequence MTSVMRVPLKKLTEGDMPSPEEIRECFNAIMDGEVSQIQMAAFLTALKMRGERVEDIAAAASVMREKATVIDAPEGAMDIVGTGGDGIGTYNISTAAAFVVAGCGVPVAKHGNKAVSSKSGAADVLTCLGINLQCDMTTVRRALDDAGICFLMAPRHHSAMRHVAPVRADLGLRTIFNMLGPLANPALVRRIMVGVFDPGLCVPFARALANLGTTHAWVVHGAGGLDEVSTTGPTHVAALANGTVEEFTISPDDLGLSTASIDDLRGGTPEENAASLRAVLEGAKGPYRDIVIFNAAAALVAGGHATTLQDGADRAIDSISTGRAMAALTSLVDITNSDDGRSA is encoded by the coding sequence ATGACAAGCGTCATGCGCGTTCCCCTGAAAAAGCTCACCGAAGGTGATATGCCGTCGCCCGAGGAGATCCGTGAATGCTTTAACGCCATCATGGACGGCGAGGTCAGCCAGATCCAGATGGCGGCGTTCCTGACCGCTCTGAAGATGCGTGGCGAACGGGTTGAAGACATCGCCGCCGCCGCCAGCGTGATGCGCGAGAAAGCCACCGTGATCGACGCGCCGGAAGGCGCAATGGATATTGTCGGCACGGGCGGTGACGGGATCGGTACCTATAACATCTCCACTGCGGCGGCCTTTGTTGTGGCCGGTTGCGGCGTGCCGGTGGCAAAGCACGGAAACAAGGCCGTATCATCGAAAAGTGGCGCTGCGGACGTTCTGACCTGCCTCGGCATCAATCTGCAGTGCGACATGACCACCGTTCGCCGCGCGCTTGATGATGCGGGAATCTGTTTTCTGATGGCACCGCGCCATCACTCGGCAATGCGTCACGTGGCGCCTGTCCGCGCGGATCTTGGACTGCGGACGATCTTCAACATGCTGGGACCGCTTGCCAATCCGGCCCTTGTGCGCCGGATCATGGTAGGCGTCTTTGATCCCGGTCTGTGCGTTCCCTTTGCCAGAGCGCTCGCCAATCTGGGAACAACGCATGCCTGGGTTGTTCACGGTGCCGGCGGCCTTGACGAGGTATCGACAACAGGCCCGACACATGTCGCCGCACTTGCCAATGGCACGGTTGAGGAATTCACCATTTCACCGGACGATCTGGGATTGTCCACAGCGTCGATCGACGATCTTCGCGGCGGCACACCGGAAGAAAACGCCGCCAGCCTGCGCGCGGTTCTCGAGGGCGCTAAAGGCCCCTACCGCGATATCGTCATTTTCAACGCCGCCGCCGCGTTGGTTGCCGGCGGCCATGCGACGACTTTGCAGGACGGGGCAGACCGCGCCATCGACTCGATCAGCACCGGCAGGGCGATGGCCGCACTTACCAGCCTTGTCGACATCACCAACAGCGATGATGGCAGGAGCGCCTAG
- a CDS encoding VOC family protein, protein MKFFFEIFARDLALSRAFYADAIGLTVRQESPAFIVMERGQAKIHLVSRDHLPVAQRRRGCNGMPTACAVELCFEVPDIIKAHELARRSGHPVVEPLRDQPWGRSDFRMFDPDGVYVRVTGHRPVAAS, encoded by the coding sequence ATGAAGTTCTTTTTTGAAATATTCGCCCGGGATCTGGCGCTGTCACGTGCCTTCTATGCCGATGCAATCGGTTTGACTGTCAGGCAGGAAAGTCCGGCCTTCATTGTCATGGAGAGGGGACAGGCAAAGATTCATCTGGTGTCACGCGATCATCTGCCGGTGGCACAGCGCCGCCGTGGGTGTAATGGCATGCCGACTGCCTGTGCCGTGGAGTTGTGTTTCGAGGTGCCGGATATCATCAAAGCGCACGAGCTTGCCAGACGCAGCGGGCATCCGGTTGTCGAGCCATTGCGGGATCAGCCCTGGGGCAGGTCCGATTTCCGGATGTTTGATCCTGATGGTGTCTATGTTCGTGTGACCGGGCACCGACCGGTTGCGGCCAGCTAG
- a CDS encoding cupin domain-containing protein, with protein MQSVNIAEKLAIVTDHWTPKIVTRYNDNDIMVVKVQGEFVWHSHDDTDDFFLVLSGHLTIKTEHGDVALGPGELFVVPCGVSHCPVAREETHLLLIEPSGTPNTGDKRTATIKETI; from the coding sequence ATGCAATCAGTGAACATTGCTGAAAAGCTCGCCATCGTGACCGACCATTGGACCCCAAAAATCGTCACCCGCTACAATGACAATGACATCATGGTGGTCAAGGTTCAGGGAGAATTCGTCTGGCACAGCCATGATGACACTGATGATTTCTTTCTGGTGCTGAGTGGACATCTGACAATCAAAACCGAGCATGGGGATGTGGCTCTTGGACCGGGAGAGCTGTTTGTTGTTCCCTGTGGCGTGTCGCACTGTCCGGTGGCTCGGGAAGAAACACATCTGCTTCTCATCGAGCCATCAGGAACGCCCAATACGGGCGACAAGAGAACCGCAACCATAAAGGAAACCATCTGA
- the rpsI gene encoding 30S ribosomal protein S9 — protein MAALETLTESPAAAAAAAPVEPKIDNLGRSYATGRRKDAAARVWVKRGTGQMKINGKDVTEYFARPVLQMILAQPFEAAERIGEFDVVATVKGGGLSGQAGAVRHGISRALTMFEPGLRPALKAGGFLTRDPRVVERKKYGKAKARRSFQFSKR, from the coding sequence ATGGCCGCTCTGGAAACGCTGACCGAAAGCCCGGCAGCCGCAGCCGCAGCCGCACCGGTCGAGCCGAAAATCGACAATCTTGGCCGGTCCTATGCCACCGGTCGCCGCAAGGACGCCGCCGCCCGTGTGTGGGTCAAGCGTGGTACAGGCCAGATGAAGATCAATGGCAAGGACGTGACCGAATATTTCGCCCGTCCGGTTCTGCAGATGATTTTGGCCCAGCCATTCGAAGCCGCCGAGCGTATTGGTGAATTCGACGTTGTCGCCACCGTCAAGGGTGGTGGGCTGTCGGGACAGGCCGGCGCGGTCCGTCATGGCATCAGCCGTGCGCTGACAATGTTCGAGCCTGGTCTGCGCCCGGCGCTGAAGGCCGGCGGGTTCCTGACCCGTGACCCGCGTGTTGTCGAACGGAAAAAATACGGCAAGGCGAAAGCCCGCCGGAGCTTCCAGTTCTCAAAGCGCTAG
- a CDS encoding O-acetylhomoserine aminocarboxypropyltransferase/cysteine synthase family protein, with protein MSNLDSVHPATLALHAGYRADPTTNAVAVPIYQTTSYQFESTEHAANLFSLSELGNIYTRIMNPTTDVLEQRIAALEGGVAALAVSSGQTASAYAIQNLAVAGDNIVSSTDLYGGTWNLFQNTLRQQGIEVRFVDPARPENFAEASDERTRAYYAETLPNPKLEVFPIGEVAEIGRARGIPLIVDNTAAPLLTRPFDHGAAIIVHSLTKYIGGHGTSIGGVIIDGGNFDWAAHATQQPALNTPDASYHGAVWTEAAAPLGPVAYALKARVTLLRDLGGALSPANAFQLIQGLETLPLRIREHVANASKVADFLDSHPAVSRVNYPRLQTGAAARRAHTYLKGGYGGLVGFELKDGFAAGRAFIDALKLFYHVANIGDARSLAIHPASTTHSQLSEADQRDAGVTPGYVRLSVGIEHIDDILADLTQALDVVASGVTQAAE; from the coding sequence ATGTCTAATCTTGATTCCGTTCATCCCGCAACCCTTGCGCTTCATGCCGGCTATCGCGCCGACCCGACGACAAATGCCGTCGCGGTGCCGATCTACCAGACAACCTCCTATCAGTTTGAATCGACCGAGCATGCGGCGAACCTGTTCAGCCTGTCCGAGCTTGGCAATATCTATACGCGGATCATGAACCCGACGACGGATGTCCTTGAACAGCGGATTGCCGCCCTTGAAGGCGGTGTGGCAGCGCTTGCCGTGTCCTCGGGACAGACGGCATCAGCCTATGCCATCCAGAATCTGGCCGTCGCCGGTGACAATATCGTCAGCTCGACCGATCTGTATGGCGGTACCTGGAACCTGTTCCAGAATACGCTTCGCCAGCAGGGAATAGAGGTGCGGTTCGTCGACCCGGCACGGCCGGAGAATTTTGCCGAAGCCAGCGATGAGCGTACCCGTGCCTATTATGCCGAGACATTGCCAAATCCGAAGCTGGAGGTGTTTCCAATTGGCGAGGTTGCCGAAATCGGCCGTGCGCGCGGCATTCCGCTGATTGTCGACAACACGGCAGCACCATTGCTGACCCGTCCGTTTGATCATGGGGCGGCGATCATCGTGCATTCGCTGACGAAGTATATCGGAGGCCACGGCACCTCGATTGGCGGTGTGATTATTGATGGCGGCAATTTCGACTGGGCGGCGCATGCCACGCAGCAGCCGGCATTGAACACCCCGGATGCGTCCTATCACGGTGCCGTCTGGACCGAGGCAGCGGCCCCGCTGGGACCGGTTGCCTATGCGCTGAAGGCGCGTGTGACTCTGTTGCGGGATCTTGGTGGCGCGCTCAGCCCCGCCAATGCCTTCCAGCTGATCCAGGGCCTTGAAACCCTGCCTCTGCGGATCAGGGAACATGTTGCCAACGCCTCGAAAGTTGCTGATTTTCTGGACAGCCATCCGGCAGTGTCGCGGGTCAATTATCCGCGCCTGCAGACCGGTGCCGCGGCGCGGCGTGCCCATACCTATCTGAAAGGTGGCTATGGCGGTCTGGTCGGGTTCGAGTTGAAGGACGGCTTTGCCGCCGGGCGGGCCTTCATCGACGCGCTGAAACTTTTTTACCACGTGGCGAATATCGGTGATGCGCGCTCGCTTGCCATCCATCCGGCCTCGACAACGCATTCACAGCTGAGTGAGGCGGATCAGCGGGATGCCGGTGTCACGCCAGGCTATGTACGGCTGTCGGTAGGAATCGAGCATATTGACGATATCCTTGCCGATCTGACCCAGGCCCTTGATGTGGTTGCATCCGGGGTAACACAGGCAGCCGAATAG